One segment of Streptomyces sp. NBC_00576 DNA contains the following:
- a CDS encoding alpha/beta hydrolase, with translation MPAGTRTRTPRTRSRIALALLASLTSAALTTLPSSAAQPDAAVAGHLTGTLSDGAIWIADVPENWNGTLLVFSHGFGTLVARNAPTDAVRTALLAKGYAMAGSSYDPGGSMWALNSAERDQFATIDAVAAKIGKPSRTLAIGSSMGGLVNAQLARDGGGRIDGALGQCGLVAGGNDLENYQLDAEYTIARLLLPEQDVKLVRFGTAAEAAATADLLTKAVTAAQGTPQGRARVALAAAFLNLPAWAPGKDRPAATDWAGQQEQQYAWFAQGILSFVEGGRYAIEQSVGGNNSWNRGVDYAGLLAASQHAPQVRALYQAAGLDLRADLRTLTKRATITADPAAVRTAQRTSSAGQGLEVPLLNIHTTADNLVPVEQENRFAARVRASGDGALLRQAYIERQGHCTFTTAETVAALHALEHRVDTGRWDDVATPAALQKSATALGLDGAAYVPYRPANLSVGRDASAHKAER, from the coding sequence ATGCCCGCAGGCACCCGCACCCGCACTCCCCGCACCCGTTCGCGCATCGCCCTGGCCCTCCTGGCATCGCTGACCTCCGCAGCGCTCACCACCCTCCCCTCCTCGGCCGCCCAGCCGGACGCGGCCGTCGCCGGCCACCTCACCGGCACCCTCTCCGACGGCGCCATCTGGATCGCCGACGTCCCCGAAAACTGGAACGGCACCCTGCTCGTGTTCAGCCACGGCTTCGGCACCCTGGTCGCCAGGAACGCCCCCACCGACGCCGTACGTACCGCGCTGCTCGCCAAGGGCTACGCGATGGCCGGATCGTCGTACGACCCGGGCGGCTCCATGTGGGCCCTGAACAGCGCCGAACGCGACCAGTTCGCCACCATCGACGCCGTCGCCGCGAAGATCGGCAAGCCGTCGCGCACGCTGGCCATCGGCAGTTCGATGGGCGGCCTCGTCAACGCGCAACTGGCCCGGGACGGCGGCGGCCGCATCGACGGCGCGCTCGGCCAGTGCGGACTGGTCGCGGGCGGCAACGACCTGGAGAACTACCAGCTGGACGCCGAGTACACGATCGCCCGCCTGCTGCTGCCCGAACAGGACGTGAAACTCGTACGGTTCGGCACGGCCGCCGAGGCCGCCGCCACCGCCGACCTGCTCACCAAGGCGGTCACCGCCGCCCAGGGCACCCCGCAGGGCCGCGCCCGCGTCGCACTGGCCGCCGCCTTCCTCAACCTGCCTGCCTGGGCGCCCGGAAAGGACCGGCCCGCCGCGACCGACTGGGCGGGGCAGCAGGAGCAGCAGTACGCGTGGTTCGCGCAGGGCATCCTGTCGTTCGTCGAGGGCGGCCGGTACGCCATCGAGCAGTCCGTCGGGGGCAACAACTCCTGGAACCGGGGCGTCGACTACGCCGGCCTGCTCGCCGCTTCCCAGCACGCGCCCCAGGTCCGCGCCCTCTACCAGGCGGCCGGCCTCGACCTGCGTGCCGACCTGCGCACACTGACCAAGAGGGCCACGATCACCGCCGATCCCGCCGCCGTCCGCACCGCGCAACGGACGTCCTCCGCAGGTCAGGGACTTGAGGTGCCCCTGCTCAACATTCACACCACCGCCGACAACCTGGTTCCCGTGGAGCAGGAGAACCGCTTCGCCGCCCGCGTCCGCGCCTCGGGTGACGGCGCGCTGCTGCGGCAGGCCTACATCGAGCGGCAGGGCCACTGCACGTTCACCACCGCCGAGACCGTGGCCGCCCTGCACGCCCTCGAACACCGCGTCGACACCGGCCGCTGGGACGACGTCGCGACCCCGGCCGCACTCCAGAAGTCCGCCACCGCGCTCGGCCTGGACGGGGCGGCGTACGTCCCGTACCGCCCGGCGAACCTGTCGGTCGGTCGCGACGCCTCGGCGCACAAGGCGGAGCGCTGA
- a CDS encoding XdhC family protein, with amino-acid sequence MLNIADTLHRWCREERPFALATVVKVRGSAPLPVGTSVAVDEDGNAVGSISGGCVEGAVYELCRQVLDDRGAPQRARFGYSDDDAFAVGLTCGGELDVLVQRVDPGTRPYLATALADVVEGRPAAVAQVVEGPEELLGGMLCVDAAGGIRHGPLTGVLRREVGAQAWSLLRAGRTARAEVGGDAETCPERLSVLVHVHASRPRMLIFGAVDFAAALSQAGRFLGYQVTVCDARPVFATAARFPHADEIVVDWPHRYLEQAEVDTRTAVCVLTHDAKFDIPLLRLALGLPVGYVGAMGSRRTHDERLRLLSEAGVPEGQLARLRSPIGLDLGARTPEETAISITAEIVSRTNRATGLPLSALAGPIHAGTSS; translated from the coding sequence ATGCTGAACATCGCGGACACACTGCACCGTTGGTGCCGCGAAGAACGCCCCTTCGCCCTGGCCACCGTCGTCAAGGTCCGGGGCAGCGCGCCCCTGCCCGTCGGTACGTCGGTCGCCGTGGACGAGGACGGCAACGCGGTCGGCAGCATCTCCGGCGGCTGTGTCGAGGGCGCGGTGTACGAGCTGTGCCGGCAGGTGCTCGACGACCGGGGCGCCCCCCAGCGTGCCCGGTTCGGCTACTCCGACGACGACGCCTTCGCCGTCGGCCTGACCTGCGGCGGCGAACTCGACGTCCTTGTCCAGCGCGTCGACCCCGGGACCCGGCCGTACCTTGCCACCGCCCTCGCCGACGTGGTGGAGGGGCGGCCTGCTGCCGTGGCCCAGGTTGTGGAGGGCCCGGAAGAGCTGCTCGGCGGGATGCTGTGCGTCGACGCCGCCGGAGGCATCCGTCACGGTCCGCTGACCGGAGTACTGCGCCGGGAGGTCGGCGCCCAGGCGTGGTCGCTGCTGCGGGCCGGACGTACGGCGCGGGCGGAGGTCGGCGGGGATGCCGAGACCTGCCCGGAGCGGCTGTCCGTGCTGGTCCACGTCCACGCCTCCCGCCCCCGCATGCTGATCTTCGGCGCCGTCGACTTCGCCGCGGCCCTCAGCCAGGCCGGCCGCTTCCTCGGCTATCAGGTCACCGTGTGCGACGCGCGTCCCGTCTTCGCCACGGCGGCCCGTTTCCCCCACGCCGACGAGATCGTGGTCGACTGGCCCCACCGCTACCTGGAACAGGCCGAGGTGGACACCCGTACCGCCGTCTGCGTCCTCACCCACGACGCCAAGTTCGACATCCCCCTGCTGCGCCTGGCCCTCGGCCTGCCGGTCGGCTATGTCGGCGCGATGGGCTCCCGACGTACCCACGACGAACGCCTGCGCCTTCTGAGCGAGGCGGGCGTGCCCGAGGGGCAACTGGCCCGGCTGCGCTCCCCGATCGGCCTCGACCTCGGCGCCCGCACTCCCGAGGAGACAGCGATCTCCATCACCGCGGAGATCGTCTCCCGAACCAACCGGGCAACCGGCCTGCCCTTGTCCGCCCTGGCCGGCCCGATCCACGCGGGTACGTCGAGCTGA